From the Spiroplasma alleghenense genome, one window contains:
- a CDS encoding IspD/TarI family cytidylyltransferase, whose product MFSVIIVAAGDSTRFSGGNKMVVKLENQELVINETCKLFLENNKISKVILVSKDQIKEIVFKRFVNNSKMVFTQGGSTRFLSVKNGLEICDTEKVLIHDGARPFLSQKLLDKILYEIESSEYDAVIPWIPVTNTLKKIKPKIKTVKREEFVQTQTPQAFNTKMLKKIYENLDDGEFYDDCQVLEEHKKDAKIKLVEGEITNKKITFIQDLSINT is encoded by the coding sequence ATGTTTTCTGTAATTATTGTAGCGGCCGGTGATAGCACGAGGTTTTCTGGTGGTAATAAAATGGTTGTTAAATTAGAAAATCAAGAGTTGGTTATTAATGAAACCTGTAAGTTATTTTTAGAAAATAATAAAATTTCAAAAGTGATTTTAGTTTCAAAAGATCAGATAAAAGAAATTGTTTTTAAAAGATTTGTTAATAATAGCAAAATGGTTTTTACTCAAGGAGGTTCAACCCGTTTTTTATCAGTTAAGAATGGCTTGGAAATTTGTGATACAGAAAAAGTTTTAATTCATGATGGGGCAAGGCCTTTCTTGTCGCAAAAGCTTTTAGACAAAATTTTATATGAAATAGAATCTTCTGAATATGACGCTGTAATTCCTTGAATACCTGTAACAAATACTTTAAAAAAAATTAAACCTAAAATTAAAACAGTCAAAAGAGAAGAGTTTGTTCAAACCCAAACACCTCAAGCTTTTAATACAAAAATGTTGAAAAAAATTTATGAAAATTTGGATGATGGTGAATTTTATGATGATTGTCAGGTTTTGGAAGAACACAAAAAAGATGCCAAAATTAAACTAGTTGAAGGGGAAATAACTAATAAAAAAATCACTTTTATTCAAGATTTATCAATAAACACTTAA
- the rpsF gene encoding 30S ribosomal protein S6: MVRKYEIMYILDQDTTEVKEVQKKLHAILETNGGKIIESADWGLKNFAYPINRKEKGYYTVVISDTTSENINEFQRVAKIDKNVVRVMVINTESEKRYEQTTKLSKTDMSKFKEEKRAPKPFEKRFNREGFNKNNNPANNNSENKTEKPAE; encoded by the coding sequence ATGGTAAGAAAATATGAAATCATGTATATCCTAGACCAAGATACAACTGAGGTAAAGGAAGTACAAAAGAAATTGCATGCAATTTTAGAAACTAACGGAGGGAAAATTATTGAGTCAGCAGATTGAGGTCTTAAAAATTTTGCTTATCCAATCAATCGTAAGGAAAAGGGATATTACACAGTTGTAATTTCAGATACAACATCAGAAAATATCAACGAATTCCAACGTGTTGCTAAAATTGATAAAAATGTAGTACGTGTAATGGTAATTAACACAGAATCAGAAAAAAGATATGAACAAACAACAAAATTATCAAAAACTGATATGTCAAAATTCAAGGAAGAAAAACGTGCTCCAAAACCATTTGAAAAACGTTTTAACCGTGAAGGTTTTAATAAAAATAACAATCCAGCAAATAACAATTCAGAAAACAAAACTGAAAAGCCAGCAGAATAA
- a CDS encoding single-stranded DNA-binding protein, which produces MNQVQLIGRITKDLELRTSSAGKSFVAFTLAVSSFGGGKEYTNFIPCFAWERSAENMAKFLKKGSLIAVEGSLSARSENKDGVYQTIVNVTAQRVEFLESRGSGQSFDREPVQAFNTEPNSNFDLDVVNNFSAKNEEKKYEAPKQSFSDDDDDSILWD; this is translated from the coding sequence ATGAATCAAGTTCAACTAATTGGAAGAATCACTAAGGATTTAGAATTAAGAACCTCTTCAGCTGGTAAATCATTTGTTGCGTTTACTTTAGCTGTCAGTTCATTTGGAGGAGGTAAGGAGTATACAAACTTTATTCCTTGCTTTGCCTGAGAAAGAAGTGCAGAAAACATGGCTAAATTTTTAAAAAAAGGAAGTCTGATAGCTGTTGAAGGTTCATTGAGTGCAAGAAGCGAAAACAAAGATGGAGTTTACCAAACAATTGTTAACGTTACTGCCCAAAGAGTTGAATTTTTAGAATCAAGAGGTTCGGGGCAATCATTTGATCGCGAACCGGTTCAAGCTTTTAATACAGAGCCAAACTCAAATTTTGACTTAGACGTTGTTAACAACTTCTCTGCTAAAAATGAAGAAAAAAAATATGAAGCTCCAAAACAATCATTTTCAGATGATGACGATGATTCGATTTTATGAGATTAA
- the rpsR gene encoding 30S ribosomal protein S18 — MKKFNVRRKKVNFFAKNEINYIDYKDVDLLKKFISGNGQILPKRVTGTSPKHQRMLSTAIKRARIMGLLPFVVQ; from the coding sequence ATGAAAAAATTTAACGTAAGAAGAAAAAAAGTAAACTTTTTTGCTAAAAATGAAATAAACTACATTGATTACAAAGATGTTGATTTATTGAAAAAATTCATTTCAGGAAATGGACAAATTTTACCAAAAAGAGTTACAGGTACATCACCAAAACACCAAAGAATGCTGTCAACAGCAATTAAAAGAGCAAGAATTATGGGATTATTGCCTTTCGTAGTTCAATAA
- the mgtA gene encoding magnesium-translocating P-type ATPase translates to MHKVVKKSKPSKIVYKNDAQLEKFANLNQGELLQELEIAGFGLSRNEVEEKTDKYGKNNLKDMKYNYFAEFIKNYFGPFNLILMGICTYNFIEYASTKSVFDLVGAIIITVMVLISGTVGFAQSTKSFLISKRLSSVVTNTATVIRMDEDREQIVNKANYLKLVKKSREIDIQDLLPGDVIYLSSGDMIPADVRILWSKDLFINQSSLTGESIPVEKNADNKGETMLEFNNICLSGTSVVSGTAIAVVIFTGSQTYFSAIHQIVREKKSLNSFEKGIRKVTIMLMCFMLIMVPIVILVMGVSKGQWTEGSLLAIAVAVGLTPEMLPVIVNANLSRGANQLSKHKVVIKNTSSVQNLGAMDVLCTDKTGTLTNDKIELTKIHTLDNKSSDDVLKLLYLNSYFQTGLKNPMDNAVLDYVMEGNKISIKNKFQKYDEIPFDFNRRKLTIIVNDEKNNKKIICKGAVEEIVKVCTKVYYQGKVVDLDEEKLRQILGTASKANKEGLRTIGVAYRDEQDLQKESYTEKDEKDLIFYGFASFLDAPKPSASKMIKLLKDNGVDLKILTGDNEEITKTICKRVGLKIKGILSGAEMEKMTELQLKTAVERTNVFVKLNPLQKVKIIEVLKSNDHIVGFMGDGINDAPVLRQSDVAISVHNATDIAKEASDIILLEKSLLVLEKGIIQGRKIFGNILKYIKITASSNFGNAASVVIGAAWLPFQPMMPVQILFQNLIYDFSQFALAYDKVDKEFLRTPQRWNAKDMVPFILFNGPVSSIFDLITFAILAYGYNYNDTSKMQMFNAGWFMVGLATQSLVVQIMRTEKLPFVQSKAVWQLNAFTVFTCITAIAIPYIPHVNTGLGMVHPGYTFIPIVIGLLIMYLVVAQLVKMLYIKLFKKWL, encoded by the coding sequence ATGCACAAAGTAGTTAAAAAAAGCAAACCAAGCAAAATCGTCTATAAAAATGATGCTCAGCTTGAAAAGTTTGCTAACCTAAATCAAGGCGAGCTATTGCAAGAATTAGAAATAGCTGGCTTTGGTTTGAGCAGAAATGAAGTCGAAGAAAAGACTGATAAATATGGTAAAAATAATTTAAAAGACATGAAATATAATTATTTTGCTGAGTTCATTAAAAACTATTTTGGACCTTTCAATTTAATTCTTATGGGAATATGCACATATAATTTTATTGAATATGCAAGTACAAAAAGTGTTTTTGATTTAGTTGGAGCAATAATAATTACAGTTATGGTTTTGATCAGTGGAACAGTGGGTTTCGCTCAGTCAACAAAATCATTTCTTATTTCTAAAAGGCTGAGCTCTGTTGTAACAAATACCGCAACTGTGATTAGAATGGATGAAGATAGAGAACAAATTGTTAATAAGGCAAACTATCTGAAACTAGTAAAAAAATCTCGAGAAATTGATATTCAAGACTTGCTTCCAGGGGATGTTATTTATCTTTCGAGTGGTGATATGATTCCCGCAGATGTTAGAATTTTATGAAGTAAGGATTTATTCATTAATCAGTCATCTCTGACAGGAGAATCAATTCCCGTAGAGAAAAATGCTGATAATAAAGGTGAAACAATGTTGGAGTTCAACAACATATGTTTATCTGGAACAAGTGTAGTTTCAGGAACTGCGATTGCCGTCGTAATTTTTACAGGTAGCCAAACTTACTTTTCTGCAATTCATCAAATTGTAAGAGAGAAAAAAAGTTTAAATAGTTTTGAAAAAGGGATTCGTAAAGTAACAATTATGTTGATGTGCTTTATGCTAATAATGGTACCAATTGTTATCCTAGTTATGGGTGTAAGTAAAGGTCAGTGAACCGAAGGTTCTTTATTAGCGATTGCGGTTGCGGTTGGACTAACTCCAGAAATGCTCCCGGTAATTGTAAACGCCAATCTATCTCGAGGAGCCAATCAACTAAGTAAACATAAAGTTGTTATTAAAAATACCAGTTCAGTTCAGAACTTGGGTGCGATGGATGTTTTGTGTACTGATAAGACCGGTACATTAACAAATGATAAAATTGAGTTAACAAAAATTCATACTCTGGATAACAAATCAAGTGACGATGTTTTAAAACTCTTGTACCTAAATAGTTATTTTCAAACAGGTTTAAAAAATCCAATGGACAATGCTGTTTTGGATTATGTTATGGAAGGTAACAAAATTTCGATTAAGAATAAATTTCAAAAATATGATGAAATTCCTTTTGACTTTAACCGAAGAAAATTGACAATAATTGTTAACGATGAAAAAAATAATAAAAAAATAATTTGTAAAGGTGCAGTAGAAGAAATTGTTAAAGTTTGTACTAAGGTATATTACCAAGGAAAAGTTGTCGATTTAGATGAAGAAAAATTAAGACAAATTTTAGGAACTGCAAGCAAAGCGAATAAAGAAGGATTGAGAACAATTGGTGTAGCTTATCGTGATGAACAAGATCTTCAAAAAGAAAGTTATACTGAGAAAGACGAGAAAGATTTAATCTTTTATGGATTTGCGAGTTTCTTGGATGCTCCAAAACCTTCGGCATCAAAAATGATTAAATTACTAAAAGATAACGGAGTAGATTTAAAAATTCTAACCGGAGACAATGAAGAAATTACCAAAACAATTTGTAAAAGAGTAGGTTTGAAAATCAAAGGGATTCTATCCGGAGCAGAAATGGAAAAAATGACCGAATTACAATTAAAAACAGCGGTTGAAAGAACGAATGTTTTTGTTAAATTAAACCCATTGCAAAAAGTTAAAATCATTGAGGTTTTAAAAAGCAATGATCACATTGTTGGTTTCATGGGTGATGGAATTAATGATGCACCAGTTTTAAGACAAAGTGATGTGGCAATATCAGTTCACAATGCAACTGATATTGCAAAAGAAGCTAGTGATATTATTCTTTTAGAAAAATCACTTTTAGTTTTAGAAAAAGGAATTATCCAAGGACGTAAAATTTTTGGTAATATTTTGAAATATATCAAAATTACCGCATCATCAAACTTTGGTAATGCAGCCAGTGTTGTTATTGGAGCTGCTTGACTTCCTTTTCAACCAATGATGCCAGTACAAATTTTATTCCAAAATTTAATTTACGATTTTTCACAATTTGCTCTAGCATATGACAAAGTAGATAAGGAATTCTTGCGAACGCCGCAAAGATGAAATGCCAAGGACATGGTTCCGTTTATCTTGTTTAATGGTCCTGTAAGTAGTATTTTTGACTTAATAACTTTTGCTATTTTAGCATATGGATATAACTACAATGATACTTCAAAAATGCAAATGTTTAACGCTGGATGATTCATGGTTGGATTAGCAACACAATCATTGGTAGTTCAAATTATGAGAACTGAAAAATTACCTTTTGTTCAATCAAAAGCAGTTTGACAATTGAACGCCTTCACGGTTTTCACTTGCATTACAGCGATAGCAATTCCTTACATTCCTCATGTAAATACAGGATTAGGAATGGTGCACCCAGGCTACACATTTATACCAATAGTAATTGGATTATTAATTATGTACCTAGTTGTTGCTCAGCTGGTAAAAATGCTTTATATCAAATTATTCAAAAAATGGTTATAA
- the rplI gene encoding 50S ribosomal protein L9 translates to MKVILLKDVKNYGKKDEIVDVSDGYATNYLIPKKLAIKASQDSVNYLKGKIDKRNVETESQRQETLYLKSQIEKITLNFKLAVKDGKAFGSVSQAQIEEKMLKEYNIKIDKRKFLKHENLNQIGLFYIKTKLDFNIEATINVKIESKE, encoded by the coding sequence ATGAAAGTTATTTTACTAAAAGATGTTAAAAATTATGGTAAAAAAGATGAGATCGTTGATGTCTCGGATGGTTATGCAACCAACTATTTAATCCCGAAAAAACTAGCAATTAAAGCCAGCCAAGATAGTGTTAACTATTTAAAAGGAAAAATTGATAAAAGAAATGTAGAAACCGAATCACAACGTCAAGAGACTTTATATTTAAAATCCCAAATTGAAAAAATTACTTTGAACTTCAAGTTAGCAGTAAAAGATGGTAAAGCGTTTGGTTCTGTATCTCAGGCACAAATTGAAGAAAAAATGTTAAAAGAATATAATATTAAAATAGATAAAAGAAAATTTTTAAAACACGAGAATTTGAACCAAATTGGGCTTTTCTACATTAAAACAAAACTGGATTTTAATATTGAAGCTACAATTAATGTAAAAATAGAAAGTAAAGAATAA
- the dnaB gene encoding replicative DNA helicase: MSTNLKNQKNIIEDAERMVLAIAIHSAKASYEVVSKLRSEDFSLQSHQLIYDVILKQQASAAEISVTKIAHDLVKDKNLERAGGLEYLTEISGYFYTDEGVEEYIDIVFKNSIGRQLDSALKYIKDLRDQNHGIEEIFAEAQSKILEIKTDTTHDDIVHISRTIQDVVEKIHLLEQQGEALTGVTTGFQKLDKITNGLQPGDFIILAARPSMGKTAFALNMAFNAAQRQKGVAFFSLEMPKEQLVQRILGSTTKIESSKIRSGSGLTTESWKSITAASDKIKKMNIVIDDSPGINILQIQSKLRKMKRDFDIDLCVIDYLQLISTIGNGDNRQNEIATISRQLKKIAREIEIPIVCLSQLSRSVEKREDRTPIMSDLRDSGAIEQDADVIMFLYREAYYEKKSGYDEILDNTEETDLIISKHRNGATGVVKLNFHKSFGKFTDV, from the coding sequence ATGAGCACTAACTTAAAAAATCAGAAAAATATAATCGAAGATGCTGAAAGAATGGTCTTAGCAATCGCAATTCATTCTGCCAAGGCGAGCTATGAAGTTGTAAGTAAACTTAGATCTGAGGACTTTTCTTTACAATCGCACCAATTAATTTATGATGTTATTTTAAAACAACAAGCAAGCGCTGCAGAAATTTCAGTAACCAAAATTGCTCATGACTTAGTTAAGGATAAAAATTTAGAGCGTGCTGGAGGTTTAGAATACTTAACTGAAATTTCGGGATATTTTTATACTGATGAAGGTGTCGAAGAATATATAGACATTGTTTTTAAAAACAGTATTGGTCGTCAGTTGGATTCTGCTTTAAAATATATAAAAGATTTAAGAGATCAAAATCACGGAATCGAAGAAATATTTGCAGAAGCTCAAAGCAAGATTTTAGAAATTAAAACTGACACAACTCATGATGATATCGTTCACATTTCTAGAACTATTCAAGATGTTGTTGAAAAAATTCACTTACTTGAGCAACAAGGTGAAGCCTTAACTGGTGTAACCACGGGTTTTCAAAAATTAGATAAAATCACCAACGGTTTACAACCAGGGGATTTTATTATTTTAGCAGCTCGTCCATCAATGGGAAAAACGGCTTTTGCTTTGAATATGGCTTTTAACGCCGCTCAGCGCCAAAAAGGGGTAGCGTTCTTTTCTTTGGAGATGCCAAAAGAACAACTAGTACAAAGAATTCTTGGGAGTACCACAAAAATTGAATCTTCTAAAATTAGATCTGGTTCGGGACTTACCACAGAATCTTGAAAATCAATTACAGCAGCATCTGATAAAATTAAGAAAATGAATATTGTAATTGACGACTCTCCAGGGATTAATATTTTACAAATTCAATCAAAATTAAGAAAAATGAAACGCGACTTTGATATTGATTTATGTGTTATTGATTACCTGCAATTGATTTCAACAATTGGTAACGGAGACAACCGCCAAAATGAAATTGCCACAATTTCTAGACAATTGAAAAAAATTGCCCGTGAAATTGAAATACCGATTGTGTGTTTATCTCAGCTTTCTCGTTCTGTTGAAAAAAGAGAAGACAGAACCCCAATTATGTCTGACTTAAGGGATTCAGGAGCTATTGAACAAGATGCTGATGTTATTATGTTTTTATATCGCGAGGCATATTATGAGAAAAAATCTGGTTATGATGAAATACTAGACAATACCGAAGAAACTGACTTAATAATTTCAAAACATCGTAATGGGGCTACAGGAGTTGTAAAACTTAATTTCCATAAAAGTTTTGGTAAATTTACTGATGTATAA
- a CDS encoding lipoprotein, translating into MKKLLSILGAVTLTASTSLSVISCSIPTQRVDIFVGKNAESDNFKKFDGPNRAISALSADILNVLNFKKEMYPDEAKYQEQKKLRQNKDGKLFSFEELFANNDAILTGEAKEDFWREYNEPFNTSFSQVTYDKNEEDSNFQLLDLTVIRSIVPEGKTDGEKIKFLRAETPKDDKELKDFEKHKANTAKILKSSDLPTGINDKIDQMTGIGADPKPELKYVKKEKDDEGKEHDILLYRLKDEEVLTPYVREVESKEIKFTTVAADVVYSFDVDDFDFEIIFQGHENKYKITSSISGLSGVLGLTGALANKEDNTEGINTNFYWYLRQYQFNNNKIIGTGSPDKMEGKFDNLNISKIEFTKI; encoded by the coding sequence ATGAAAAAATTACTATCAATATTGGGTGCAGTAACACTGACGGCATCAACTAGCTTAAGTGTAATATCTTGTTCAATTCCTACTCAAAGAGTTGATATTTTTGTTGGTAAAAATGCGGAGTCTGATAATTTTAAAAAATTTGATGGTCCTAATCGCGCAATAAGCGCTTTAAGTGCTGACATTTTAAATGTTTTAAACTTTAAAAAGGAAATGTATCCTGACGAAGCTAAATACCAAGAACAAAAAAAATTAAGACAAAATAAAGACGGGAAATTATTTTCTTTTGAAGAACTATTTGCTAACAACGATGCAATTTTAACCGGAGAAGCTAAAGAAGATTTTTGAAGAGAATATAACGAGCCGTTTAATACTAGTTTTTCTCAAGTAACATATGATAAAAATGAAGAAGATAGCAATTTCCAACTACTGGACTTAACTGTAATTCGTTCAATTGTTCCTGAAGGAAAAACAGATGGTGAAAAAATTAAATTTTTAAGAGCCGAAACTCCAAAAGATGATAAAGAGTTAAAAGACTTTGAAAAACACAAAGCTAATACTGCTAAAATACTTAAATCAAGTGATTTGCCTACAGGAATAAATGACAAAATCGACCAAATGACAGGAATTGGAGCTGATCCAAAACCAGAATTAAAGTATGTTAAAAAAGAAAAAGACGACGAAGGTAAAGAACATGACATTCTTTTATATCGCTTGAAGGACGAAGAAGTTTTAACACCTTATGTTCGCGAAGTTGAAAGTAAGGAAATTAAATTTACAACAGTTGCTGCTGATGTTGTTTATTCATTTGATGTAGACGATTTTGATTTTGAAATTATTTTTCAAGGACATGAAAATAAATATAAAATAACTTCAAGCATTTCTGGTCTTTCAGGAGTTTTGGGTCTTACAGGGGCTCTTGCAAATAAGGAAGACAATACAGAAGGTATTAATACAAACTTCTATTGATATTTACGTCAATACCAGTTTAATAACAACAAAATTATCGGTACTGGTTCACCAGATAAAATGGAAGGTAAATTCGACAACCTAAATATTTCAAAAATAGAATTTACAAAAATATAA
- a CDS encoding uracil-DNA glycosylase, producing MYPIKYMDGWSDFFEEIQKKPFFIELIKFLQTEYENETVFPPKEDVFRIFTLVQPWDISVIIIGQDPYHKAGLANGIAFSCKNNQKIPASLRNIFKELKSDLDIDHFANLDLENWVKQGVFLINSIMTVREKKPASHKNIGWEEFTEEVLYFINKKSEKIIYCLWGNFAKRIYNKIRYNFTNKAIAIHSGHPSPFSYHLFKNTNPFSKINEKLSEIGKNPIAWDK from the coding sequence ATGTATCCAATAAAATACATGGACGGATGAAGTGATTTCTTTGAAGAAATTCAGAAGAAACCATTTTTCATAGAATTAATTAAATTTTTACAAACAGAGTATGAAAATGAAACAGTTTTTCCGCCAAAAGAAGATGTCTTTAGGATTTTTACTCTTGTGCAACCTTGAGATATTAGTGTAATAATAATCGGACAAGACCCCTATCATAAAGCCGGACTTGCAAACGGAATTGCCTTTAGTTGCAAAAATAACCAAAAAATTCCTGCCAGTTTGAGAAATATTTTTAAAGAGCTAAAAAGCGATTTAGATATTGATCATTTTGCCAACCTAGATTTAGAAAATTGAGTTAAACAAGGTGTTTTTTTAATAAATTCAATAATGACGGTTAGAGAGAAAAAACCAGCCAGCCACAAAAACATTGGCTGAGAGGAATTTACTGAAGAGGTTCTTTATTTTATAAATAAAAAAAGCGAAAAAATTATTTATTGTTTATGAGGAAATTTCGCTAAAAGAATATATAATAAAATAAGGTATAATTTTACAAATAAAGCAATAGCAATTCATTCTGGTCATCCGTCACCATTTAGTTATCATTTATTCAAAAACACTAATCCCTTTAGCAAAATAAATGAAAAATTATCTGAAATTGGCAAAAATCCAATAGCTTGGGATAAGTAA
- a CDS encoding ECF transporter S component, whose amino-acid sequence MKEISTWLLTGNNLAIVASIGLGIISSLYIIYNVCSFYILKERYHGIRFTTKNIAYITMFTAVSVSVTVVISLTIPVTVFPPIRIAIEGVMVKIVGLIFGPIVGLIVGLITEILVMLMVPSFIHPAFIIVICAYGFISGVGLSFKRLSEKNNWVIMMLITVFLSILLLFFITIISFYPDKIPFLSMQLSSFSFNLIFGVGIGITLIGIWAFYVTLSVKKKHKLLNQILPVILIAIACEYISTTIISAWGDTGFLILDKSPESGGYILNVILRLIQAPLKIIINTAILYFTYMAVSPLIKNDR is encoded by the coding sequence ATGAAAGAAATAAGCACTTGATTATTAACTGGTAATAACCTTGCTATCGTTGCATCGATTGGTTTGGGAATTATTTCTTCGTTATACATAATTTATAATGTTTGTTCGTTTTATATTCTAAAAGAGCGATATCACGGAATCAGATTTACTACAAAAAACATTGCTTACATTACAATGTTTACGGCAGTAAGTGTTAGTGTAACGGTTGTAATTTCGTTGACAATTCCAGTAACGGTTTTCCCACCAATTAGGATTGCGATTGAAGGGGTAATGGTAAAAATAGTTGGATTAATTTTTGGCCCAATTGTAGGATTAATTGTGGGTCTAATTACTGAAATACTAGTAATGCTAATGGTGCCATCTTTTATTCACCCGGCTTTTATTATTGTTATTTGTGCTTATGGTTTTATTTCTGGAGTTGGATTAAGCTTTAAAAGACTTTCTGAAAAAAATAATTGAGTAATTATGATGCTAATCACAGTATTTTTATCAATTTTACTTTTATTTTTTATAACAATAATTTCTTTTTATCCAGATAAAATTCCTTTCTTAAGTATGCAATTAAGCAGTTTTAGTTTTAACTTAATATTTGGAGTTGGGATCGGAATCACACTAATCGGTATATGGGCGTTTTATGTCACGCTAAGTGTAAAAAAGAAACATAAGTTGCTCAATCAAATATTACCAGTGATTTTAATTGCAATCGCATGTGAATATATTTCAACTACAATAATTTCTGCTTGAGGAGATACAGGATTTTTAATTTTAGACAAATCACCTGAATCGGGAGGTTATATTTTAAACGTAATCCTTAGATTAATTCAAGCCCCACTTAAAATAATAATTAACACAGCGATATTGTACTTCACTTATATGGCGGTGTCCCCATTAATTAAAAATGACCGCTAA
- the cysS gene encoding cysteine--tRNA ligase yields the protein MKIFNSLFDNYSIFDNKKAKVYCCGPTVYDNIHIGNARPIITTDVLVRFLEFLEVEVDYLQNITDIDDKIISKAKAENKKESEITDRYIDDYLRDLKNLNIRKPNKIIPISEKMNSIIDYIEEMVDKGIAYESNGDVYFDVQGIKKYGELSNRKIEELISGARVEINQNKKNPLDFTLWKKTSEGQFWVTTWSSGRPGWHTECVALIKEYFNSQIDFHIGGIDLKFPHHENERAQFLGTDRKELSKIWVHNGHLEFNKQKMSKSIGNMILVNDFINQNDANTLRYLLLTTHYKQPLDFSEDLVGQSKKAILKIDNLIKKVQLKIALKEITKTTERELDENYNIINYLKKFTEIMEDDLNTPVVITLIESMVKEINKQADSKKVNGVIDDLITILQVLGFDFEMKEFDNETIKQIHNWKELLEQKKYEEADKIREALVKKKII from the coding sequence ATGAAAATTTTTAATTCTTTATTTGATAATTATTCAATATTTGATAATAAAAAAGCTAAAGTATATTGTTGTGGACCAACTGTTTATGACAATATCCATATTGGAAACGCTCGCCCGATCATCACAACAGATGTTTTGGTGAGATTTTTAGAATTCCTAGAAGTTGAGGTTGACTATCTTCAAAACATAACAGATATTGATGATAAGATTATTTCTAAGGCAAAAGCAGAAAATAAAAAAGAAAGCGAAATAACTGATAGATATATCGATGATTATCTAAGAGATTTAAAAAATCTTAATATCAGAAAACCAAATAAAATAATTCCAATCAGTGAGAAAATGAATTCAATAATTGATTATATTGAGGAAATGGTAGATAAAGGCATTGCATATGAAAGCAACGGTGATGTTTATTTTGATGTTCAAGGAATAAAAAAATATGGAGAACTATCAAATCGTAAAATAGAAGAGTTAATTTCTGGAGCTCGAGTAGAAATTAATCAAAATAAGAAAAATCCTTTAGATTTCACTTTGTGAAAAAAAACTAGTGAAGGTCAATTCTGGGTAACAACATGAAGTTCTGGGAGACCGGGATGGCATACAGAATGTGTAGCTTTAATAAAAGAATATTTTAACAGTCAAATTGATTTTCATATCGGGGGAATTGATTTAAAATTTCCTCATCACGAAAATGAAAGAGCTCAGTTTCTGGGAACAGATCGCAAGGAACTTTCTAAAATTTGAGTACATAATGGTCACTTAGAGTTCAATAAGCAAAAAATGTCTAAATCAATTGGTAATATGATTTTGGTGAATGATTTTATCAATCAAAATGATGCCAATACTTTAAGATATTTGCTTTTGACAACACATTACAAGCAACCATTAGATTTTAGCGAGGATCTAGTTGGTCAATCTAAAAAAGCAATTTTAAAAATTGATAATTTAATTAAAAAGGTTCAGCTAAAAATTGCTTTAAAAGAAATTACAAAGACAACCGAACGTGAACTTGATGAAAATTATAATATCATAAATTATTTGAAAAAATTTACAGAGATAATGGAAGATGATTTAAACACACCAGTGGTAATCACTTTGATTGAAAGTATGGTTAAAGAAATAAATAAACAAGCTGATAGCAAAAAAGTTAATGGTGTAATTGATGATTTAATCACTATTTTACAAGTTCTAGGCTTTGACTTTGAAATGAAGGAATTTGATAATGAAACAATTAAGCAAATTCATAACTGAAAAGAACTTTTGGAACAAAAAAAATATGAAGAAGCTGATAAAATTCGTGAAGCATTAGTCAAGAAAAAGATAATCTAG